The Schistocerca cancellata isolate TAMUIC-IGC-003103 unplaced genomic scaffold, iqSchCanc2.1 HiC_scaffold_782, whole genome shotgun sequence nucleotide sequence TGCAAATCTTGCACACAGTTGCTCAGTGATTCaagtactttttgtaatgtttcGCTGTTGCTGCAGTTGTATGTGAGATTATAAATCTGTTTACACAGCTCCCTCGCTTCAAACTGCTGCGAAGAAATATTCTGGGTTTGAACAAGACCATCTGTATTTGCTGCCTTGACAGCCTCCTCAGCTGCTTCATCAGTACTACTACCTTCGCATGAAATTACTAAAGAGCCACTTCTAAAGcccacaccatacatttcatcaagacaGATTAATGGACTAGTCTCATAACTTTCTGGCATTTTATCAAAACCCCACTCTGGGTAAAAAATAAAGATTGCACAGAAGTGCTTGCATGGGTATTTATATCTCCGAAAATCTACACATGTGCAATCTGGTATATCAAAGTTTACAACATAACTACACTTTTTGGACTTTGCACTCTCCACACAAAATGAACCATCCAATCTCCCACTCACTGATTTTGCAGTTAACTCAACTTTCGCTGATTCATATCGCtgcatgacatgtttcacaaacttgTTTGTTTTTTATGCAAAAACAGTGGAACATCTTTGTTATAAGCTTTGATGGCAGAATTCTGCAGACAGTACTTTCTAATTAGGCTTGGAAGAAACTGGTTTATTATAACCTTAGTAACCCCAGTTAAAGTCCTGTCTGAATTGTGtttaaggaaaaaatgttttacaacctTGTTCATGGCTTCAACTCCATTTGTAGTGTCAATGGTTGCAAATCTGCCCTTGTCCTCATACGCTTTCACCCATCTTTCACATACCGTTAGCCACTGCTGTTGAAAGTATGGCCACGCACGCTCGTTTCTCCGAGAAACCTCGTGCGTTTGCAACTCTTCTACGtgatctctaaattctctctctgttGATGATTCTGAAATTTCTTGCCACATGTCCAGAAATCTCTTCATGTCATTTGGTACACGTAGATTATCCTTTTTTTCAACCATCTTCCCCATGCCTGTTTTGGATGGAAAAGGCACAAGTAAACTTTTGTCTGAGGGAATGCTTGCTCAATTGCATTTATCTCCGACTCCGAGAAATCGGTAACCCAATAGAGGGGATTCCAATCCTTGTTCCAGTCCTTGAAAATGTCTAGTGCTTCATGAATGGATCTTGCATTTTCAATCTGAATGAAAAAAACCGACAACCAAATAGCTCACATTACTCTTCACAgctataaaaaataaaggaatatcaTATGATGTTTTGTATGTTGCATCTAACAAACAACTACCCCCATACTACTTCAAAAGATCTCTCTGCCAACTGCTCTGATAGCAAAAAAGTAATGGTTTCACTTCTCCATTGGCTTCCATACAATGCCTATAATAAATCATGTGATTGCTCGAGTCTTTGTGCCACTCATCAACCTGATTCTGCAGTCTAGTCTCGTCAAACAATACTTTATTCGTACTATAAAGGGTCCGATAAATGTGACTGTAAATAGTTTTCTCTGTGGGGTAAAAGGTAGTATTCATTTGACCTGGTATGTGTGTCCCAATGAAATTGATTTCAACAAATCTATCTAGAGTCAACTTAATGACTTTGAGAGATGTCATTCCACTGAGTTACTAAGTTTTTGATTTCCTTTACAAGTGAAGGATGTATGTACCCACTTGCTTCAACACTTTCAGTAGCATGTGTGTGTGCGCACTTGCTGGAGAAGCAGTCAAATAATAACGTAGGTAGCCCTTCGGCGGGCATGGCAATGCCAAATCTTTCTGTAGACTTGCAAGAACCTGTAAGACAAAAATGtatcaattatttaattaagagCATTAAAAACAATAGATTTTAAAATATACTGTCAACTGATCATGTAAAATTTTCTCCAAGCAGAACCCAAACTGGATACTTACTTTTGCCTTGGTATCCCTGTGTTCAGTTGCTGAGTGCATACTGTAATCAGGATACACCCTTATACACTTCATATTTAaagttgttgggcagttggattttCCAGTATCCATGATCCTCAATCTCTTACGAGGAGTCACATGGTCTTCCTAAAGAGGGTAAAGAActactataaaatttatttaataaactttccCTGTAACGAACTTGTTTTATGGAAAGTAAGTCTATCTTAACACAGCATGATATTACCAAGTGCTCAGGTACACTAGACTCTTTACTTTTATAGTATTTCGGCCCCAAAACACAGTGCCTTGACCACACACTCTCCACTGCAAATGCACAACCAAAAAAGGGGATAGGGACATGTTCCTGCATTTGCTTGAAGAAATGCTTTGTTTTACCTGGAACAGTTAATATATTTCTCACAGACAAAAACAcaaacattgttattgttaaataattCACATATGTTATTGCTAATTAACTAAATACAATGTGagaaaacatttcattcatttgataGGTATTGTCAAAGTTCTAAACTGATGGAAGCAGATTGTCTACTTTACATAGTACTGGAGCAAAATTTTACAGGATGTCACACCTATTGTATCTAGCAAAGAAATGGAACTGACTGCCATGTGCAATGAGGATACCATACTGATTTTGGGCAACTTAAGTGCTTTATTGTGGTTCCAATAAATgtggaattaatattctttgtaaacaaaggagatgtgaagaacacttatgtagaaaaatgtaattactataaatgtggaattacaaaaaataaatgtaactagGAAGACAAAGCTAAACATGCCTGTCAATAGGTTCAATGAGCTGACTACTGTTTTACATATCAACACCACAATTATCGAAAACCATAGAAACTATTTCAACATGAACACAGCAGTAtagattcattaaaattatttgttagttgGCATCTGTCACTTGTTGCTGAAGTGTTAGCACACCGGCTGCTGCTGTATTATAGGCAACAAACAGAGCAGGTCACTCAGCAAGTGCTGTTCAATTTAATTTTCgtgttaaaaaaagtaggtttagcTCAGTAGAGGCAGAGCACAGGTGGGGTTACAAAAGGATGGGAGACGTATACATGTAACTCTGTGCAGTGTTGGAAGTGGCCATTATGAAATAACATGAATATGACATGCTCTGCTGGCAACTGGTTTTGGAGTGACCAATGGCATAACTGTGGCAGATACGACATTTTATAGCCCAGAATTTAAACTCATTTGATAACCTAACCGCAACATGATGTGCAATATATCCTAGAAAATGGCTGTCAGCATTCTACAGAAGAACTGTTAATCATACTTTGTTCACAACAATTAATACACTGACCACGGGCAGTCGCAGCAGAGCCTCACACCTAATGCTGTTGCCTGGCCTGGCTTGACGGTGAAACACCCAACACTAAGCATGTGGCAGGAAACTAGCTGAAGCTATTCTCTATAAGCAAACTCAAggggaaaaaaattgtatttcagtgctgaaagcaaactaatttcttcctttaattaaTTATGGCACCTGAAACTGTCCTCACACAAGCTGCATGGACTGCCAAATTACCAactgatgagcagtcctggtttTTATTCAGTTACATGTTATAGGTGACAAGCTGATTTCAAATGAAATAATGATATGAAGAAATATAAggaattaaaaagtaaatacaatgTCAAAAATGACACAGCAGAGTGTTAGAAATAAAACTGCATCCAAacctattaactgaataaaaataatgaagtaattttgatAATATATTGGTATAAAAAATATCAAAGAATCTGTCAAAACTCAAATCCACAACTTTATATGGATCAGGAATGTTTCTTATCTGTTGCACTATGCCACCACTCTACATTACACTAATGTAAGATTATTTGGTCCCAACGATCATGTGCTGCCTTCAACCAGATCAGCCTTTCACATTATGTTACGATGCTAAAGCTAGCTCTAGCACCATAAAGATATTGTAAGGATACGTAGTTATGCCTACTGTCTTAAAATGTTTAAGGCCAATCTGGTTGTAGGCAGCAAATGATTGCATGGCgttcaaacacatcaagaaaggaagTCAGACAAGAAAATGGAAGTGGACTGATCAGCTGTTGTGgcagtcaggaaatggcgaacagaGATTGTTTGGACCTGACGCATTCAGCActctggaggaaaccagctccaaaagGAATTGTAAACCAACTAATAATTTTAATCAGCCTATTATCAAATGCAagtgtgtaaaaattactgaaTGTATGGCTGTGAAAATGGATAAATGACAAACAAGTCAACACAGAGGAAAATGATTAATACAATTCTGCCTCGCATATCACAACAACTATTAACGATAACAAAAAGTCAATTCCATCAATTGTTAGTGCAGCTTAGAAAGAAATATCCATTTAAAGTATATATACTATCCCTAATTCCAGCAAACTAAGTTCTTCCTTCAAGTATACATATATGAACTAAAATGGTAAACCACAGAAAGTAATTAATgcagcagttcacttacttttcatAACATCTGAAGATGGCTCTTTATAACGACTACTTCTCACACATTATGAAAACCCCACAGTTTTCAGCGGATTGAGAAGTGTTTCCACCTGAGAATAAAGTGACCAGTAGCATAAACTGAGGGTAACTACACTGAAGGTTAACTGGGAAACATGAATGAAGAGGGAAATTTTAGGCTTTacaaaattcagttatttaatgtACACAGCCGTTCATCACATCTGATGTTTTTGACAGCTAAAGTAAGTGTTGTTATTAACCATGGATGAGTTAACAAAATTGGGAGTTCATTTGTCTGCTCTTTTGCTTTTATTCCATTGTTATTCACTGACCACAAATTATGTTACTGTTGACTTCAGTTAAAATTGTGATCATAAAATGTTCTTTCAgttgtgattatgatgatgaaaaatattttccaagtgcACATGAAGTTTAATGACCTAGTTTTGGGGTTAACTGATCAGTGCTTCAGTTAACCTCATTTCAAGCACGCCTAGCCTTATGTCAACAAAAGCTTTATTAAGCATAATAATTATGCATACTATGAATTCCAGGTTTTATATACTAAGAATAAGACAATCACCAATCAAAACTATCCAGTACAACTGATGAAAGTTGAAACTGGTTAATACATCCATGAAAAAGtttttgtaaaaattacaaaaagatttcTCTCCTACAATTGAAAAATATCAGTTTTCGGCTGTCAAACTCTTAACAAAAGTGGAAGACCTCTGCCTACATTACTTCAATACAACATCCATTAAGCTTAATCACAAAATCTGCAAGCATCTTGGCACATTAATTTGCAAAGGGATTGAAATCTGTGACAAAGACCTGGGAAAGAGAGCATGATACGATGAATTGCTCACAGAATTCATGAAACTTCCATTACGTACATAACACACTCCCCTCAAAGACCACAACTTATGATTCTGCATAATCATCATATGAAAAAAACAGCATAATTTTGCATACTCTCCCACATCATACAAGCCATAAGCTACGACTTCTTGTCTTGAAGTCTTACTTAAGTTATTGTATGATACAGGAAATTATCTAATGACAAAAGAGCAAAATCAATCACGATCTGGGCTGGTTAGCCAGAATTCCTCCTTATCACCAACAGAAATAATACATCACTTTTAAGGCTTATTTGACTGATACactccaaacttaaaaataatttgccaTCTATTTCTACTATTGGTATTCCTGACAAGGTTATAGATGCAGACCTCAACATTTCTCCTCCTCGAGAAGTCTATCCAGCAGAAGAACTGAGATAATATCTCCAGAAGACATTTTGCCCCATCCCAAGTACTATGTTGTGAGaggaaaaactaacaaaaataaataaatgacttaatAACTCACTCCCATCAACATCATCTCCAGTAAAAGCCAGATcaatagaagaaattaaaataaaatctagcAGGGCAATAAGAAAAGAGTGTAGATGTGAAAGAACACCTGTAAGAGAGAAGTTTAACTTTGAGGGCTTCAAAGTGTCAATGTTCTATACCCTATGAGGACCCATATTCACCAACGAGCATTTCTAAAGACTAAAACAGCTTACGTTATcaaaatttcagtgtggtgcagagaAAATTTTAGATCCTGACAGACTTTGTCTACAAATATAATCCAGCAATCCCAATAGAGTTCCAACATTATCCACACATACTTAAGCAGCCACCTAAGCAGTGGTAATAATTGAAACATTGTAACATGTATTAATTAAGCGGACAGTTATTACTGAGCAATGGTATCCTGAACAAAAAGCTCTCACTCAGCATCCATCAACAATACACCTTTGCTCAGAATTCAGTACGGAGGCCAAACATGGTCATGTTGCAACATTTGCATAAAGTGGCATTCATTACAGTGCTATTGAGGAAAAAAGTTGTTTCATAGCTGATGTCACTGACCTTGCTGAAACTTTGGTGAGAAACTAAGGATCTTACAGTCATTTGAATTACAGAGCTCCATATCCCTGCATAGACAGTATTCTAGCTAATCTCTGAATTCAGTACCTCAATGAAATTCAGCTCAGTGCCAGCACAAAGAAAACAGGAGTAATGGATTTGTGCAATTATGCACTGGAGCTGATACTGCAATTAGATAGAACTATGTAAAATTCCTGGGAAAATGCAGGATACTTTTATGTGGAATACAGAGCCCACGCTCTGGCAATGACATTAGCTGCAAATATActgctttttattttccttttgcatGACTGTTCCCAGACCCTGAGTCCCATTTTCATGTGTGTGTCTTCTAAATTATGCCATTTACTCGAGACGACGTATGCGCTTGAGCTGCTGCAATGTTCAGTTTCTCTTACTATAATACATAGATGACGAACTCAGAAACGGCGAATTTTGAAACAAAGTTGCCATTAACTTCCTAAACAGCGATCATTAATTACAATATTCCACGCGTATATGTTACAGTAAAGGTAATGTAACAATGCAGAACCTCACaacgaaaacaaatgaaaaattgcaTAATACATAAAAAACTCACATAAAAATTGGAATCAGATCGCGGAAAGCgacatataaaatttattaaaatgaaatcttaactggcagcagaaaaaagttattttctagAGTTCCTAATGTCTCTAAAGGCGCATATTTTTGCCAGCCAATtctaacataaaattattattacctcCTCCAACGAATTACAATAGCCTGAAATCAAGCCATCCTCTGAAATCTTTCAGAGCGTCACGAAAGATGTTTTCATACACCTGAGACATTTTGCTCGATAGCGAAAACACAACCACTCAAGATACACGGGCAGTATGACAGTGAAGAACAAAGCAGACGCTTTTCCCGCTAACTCGATTCGACCACAGATCTCGATCAGTCGACAAGTGTGCAGCGCGTTTATGTATACGTCATTTCGACGTCACTTCCGAGTGGTTTTGGACCACAATGatgtgtctgttaggcttcccGGATTTACAGCccaagacaataaaggaaaaaaaaacagcccaAGATTATACAACTGGCCCATAAAACATCAAAACGGGCTGCCACCTTCATACGGCGGGCACTTGCTTACCTCGTTTCACTTTCAACTGCGATGAATTCAAGGTAAACGAGTCTACAACCTCAGTTAACTTTAATCGCGATTAATTCCCTCATTTAACTTAAAACGAGGGTGGTGTATTACAATTTTTGAAAGGCCTATTTTTTCGGTTAACTTTTAATCGACCTTGATGTAATCGACAACAAGTGTCGATAATCGAATTGTACACTGTGACGTTTGAAAGAGTGCGCGACTGCGCGAGTTGAAAGAGGCAATCGGCGTGACATCCAGTGAGCTAGTGGCAACAGAGTTGAAACATTGCGAAGGTTTGAGCTATTCAATTAAATCCGCTTTTCCTGACAGCCACCTGTAACCATAGTGCTATTTTTTCGTTTTCTCGCTGGATTACTGCTGAATACTTCATTTCATTGTTGTAACGAAAACCTAATGTAATATAATAATTATCACGTTTGGGACCTACTTGACCACGCCATGTACAACTAGGGGCATTTTATGGTTTAGTTTTAccttttcttattgtttgtattacGTTGTCTTACAGAATAGCTCCTTTTTGCGCTCATAGGATCAAACTGTAATGGTCTCATTGGatttttgtgccaggaagagtacCATGAAGCGCAATTTCTGCCCGTTCAATTTCTATGTACAGTATTTTCATTCCTAAATGCGATTTCaaactaaaaatgttattttcgtttttcacattGGATTTCTTCAGTGCCTTCAGTCCCATATAGACAGACTTGTTTTGTGGCTGTATTGTCGTGcctcagttttgtgtattttgatatgcattttttttgtcacgGATGTCACTTGTTAGCCAGAAAGCTGTCTCTGAATAGTTTAACATATATATTTGGGTTGAGAATCACTCTTGAATTTGATTGGTTCAtcaattttaaactgtaatttcaGTTTTCGCCACTTTCGGATTACTTTTTCTAataagctttcttaaaatctataaagatactttcttattataaatattttgatgtGAGAATTAGTTTCATAGCTAAAATTTGTTTCAGACAAGATCCGTTTGGTCTGGAATTTTCCTGATGTTCACCGAATTTgaattcaggttgttgttgttgttgtgtgtgtgtgtgtgtgtgtgtgtgtgtgtgtgtgtgtgtgtgtgtgtgtgtgtgtatacactaagacaattttgaatgGCACAAACTGAAGGCCCGTCTAAAGGTATTATCGGTTATGgttcttttttatgtagtggatgtatcagTGCAGTTTTCC carries:
- the LOC126143143 gene encoding uncharacterized protein LOC126143143 isoform X2, whose translation is MQEHVPIPFFGCAFAVESVWSRHCVLGPKYYKSKESSVPEHLEDHVTPRKRLRIMDTGKSNCPTTLNMKCIRVYPDYSMHSATEHRDTKAKVLASLQKDLALPCPPKGYLRYYLTASPASAHTHMLLKVLKQVGTYILHL
- the LOC126143143 gene encoding uncharacterized protein LOC126143143 isoform X1 translates to MKSKTKHFFKQMQEHVPIPFFGCAFAVESVWSRHCVLGPKYYKSKESSVPEHLEDHVTPRKRLRIMDTGKSNCPTTLNMKCIRVYPDYSMHSATEHRDTKAKVLASLQKDLALPCPPKGYLRYYLTASPASAHTHMLLKVLKQVGTYILHL